In Chitinophaga sp. HK235, a single window of DNA contains:
- a CDS encoding SusC/RagA family TonB-linked outer membrane protein, with protein MPELSHQQRNVPQQRRSVKQTIWLLLIAAMGLPLKGWSQTITFSSNKVSLQQVFAEIKKQTNYAVVFNPEHVDVNITVPVNAQKQPLDAFMKTLVAKLPLNYTIVGSTIVVFRKSDTPPDFNSTPPATEITGVVYDEKSNMPMPGVSVFASSSGKGTQTNEKGQFTLNKLKYKEMLTFSSIGYEKVTLPSTLPGAPMYVKMRVATSELDQAVVQAYGVTSKRLATGNITRVSGTEIAQQPVMNPLLALQGKVPGLLVTQTSGYAGSPVKLEIRGRNSLGKDFLSDPLYIVDGVPLTVLGVSTGSTYQAGVSPGYVQGGLSATQGQSPLFGLSPKDIESIEVLKDADATAIYGSRGANGVIIITTKRGKAGKTSFSLDVKQGITTVPRRWPLMDTRQYLQMRREAFKNDGITPTPANALDLTVWDTTRNTDWRKEVLGTGKLTTVSASLSGGDIQNNFYVSANYSRQVEMLTSSGATQVASVSSGLQHKSKDQKFSLRIGTIIGYTGVDAIQASSTLFSLAPNAPSIFDSKGNLNFTDWSTGQPLSEHPFAYLLRNNTNQQNQFNTNLEVRYEIIKGLTFSTTGGYSYVNNGNNSFIPIASQNPILNPSGLAIFGSTKNTNWIVEPQLAYSRFIGKGNMTVQAGGSLQNTTTNGLVTFAAGYGDDNLIKSPANAPIQQTMEGYSRYKYAAVFGRISYNWDNKYLINLNGRRDGSSRFAPGRQFGNFGSVGLGWVASEEPWMKAILPSWFSFVKLRSSYGITGSDGSIGDYQYLSQWASMLGTLQLNKYDNVQPFVPIHAINQEYHWEANKKFEGAISLGFLNDRINLEVAHYRNRTGDQVTSLPTPQYTGFPSVVANWEAVVENSGWEGTLRAQLIRSKDLSWSVNFNISTNRNVLVSYPGLELSPYATQYRVGQSLSTGYYLHLLGVDPQTGKYSYEDHNKNGKVDVVPTNLAGTNNDDRYVAIDKQPRYYGGFGSQFFWKGLRLDLLFDFKKQLGESPLATIVPGSQYNLPVESLRDHWSKPGDNARYPAFSNASDGMFTYSDGIFSNASYLRLRSLAISYDLPEKLIKRARMEGCRFYIQTQNVFTITRFAGLDPEVQGTLALPSARTLTGGFMLNF; from the coding sequence ATGCCAGAATTGAGTCATCAACAGCGGAATGTCCCGCAGCAACGGCGGTCTGTCAAACAGACGATATGGCTGCTCCTGATAGCTGCTATGGGTCTGCCACTCAAAGGATGGTCACAGACCATTACTTTTAGTAGTAATAAGGTATCCCTGCAACAGGTTTTTGCAGAGATAAAAAAGCAGACCAACTATGCCGTGGTGTTTAATCCTGAACATGTAGATGTGAACATCACTGTTCCGGTGAATGCCCAAAAACAGCCACTGGACGCTTTTATGAAAACACTGGTGGCCAAACTGCCGCTCAACTATACCATTGTAGGCAGCACCATCGTTGTTTTCCGTAAGTCTGACACACCGCCTGATTTTAACAGTACGCCGCCGGCCACGGAGATCACCGGCGTGGTATACGATGAAAAATCCAATATGCCCATGCCCGGTGTAAGTGTCTTTGCCAGTAGTTCCGGCAAGGGTACCCAGACAAATGAGAAAGGTCAATTCACCTTGAATAAGCTGAAGTACAAGGAGATGCTGACTTTCTCCAGCATCGGTTATGAAAAAGTGACCTTGCCGTCAACACTGCCGGGTGCGCCGATGTATGTTAAAATGAGAGTGGCTACCAGTGAGCTGGACCAGGCTGTGGTACAGGCTTACGGTGTTACCAGCAAACGCCTGGCCACCGGTAATATTACCCGCGTCAGCGGAACTGAAATCGCACAACAACCGGTCATGAATCCCCTGCTCGCCCTGCAGGGGAAGGTGCCCGGCCTGCTGGTGACACAAACCAGCGGTTATGCCGGCTCGCCCGTTAAACTGGAAATCAGGGGAAGAAACTCTCTGGGTAAGGATTTCCTGTCAGATCCCTTATATATTGTTGACGGAGTGCCACTCACCGTGCTGGGAGTAAGCACCGGGAGTACCTATCAGGCAGGCGTGTCTCCAGGATATGTACAGGGTGGTCTTTCTGCAACACAGGGACAAAGCCCTTTATTTGGCCTCAGTCCGAAAGATATAGAAAGCATTGAAGTACTGAAAGATGCTGATGCTACGGCTATCTATGGTTCCCGTGGCGCCAATGGGGTGATCATCATCACTACCAAAAGAGGTAAGGCAGGCAAAACCTCCTTTTCACTCGATGTCAAACAGGGTATTACTACCGTGCCTCGTCGCTGGCCGCTGATGGATACCAGACAGTATTTACAAATGCGCCGTGAAGCCTTTAAGAATGATGGGATTACTCCTACACCTGCCAATGCGCTGGATCTCACCGTGTGGGACACCACCCGTAATACCGACTGGCGCAAGGAGGTGTTGGGCACCGGTAAACTCACCACAGTATCAGCCAGCCTGTCTGGTGGCGATATTCAGAATAATTTTTATGTCAGTGCCAACTACTCCCGACAGGTAGAAATGCTGACCAGCAGCGGGGCTACGCAGGTGGCATCCGTATCTTCCGGCCTGCAGCACAAAAGTAAAGACCAGAAGTTTAGCCTGCGCATTGGTACCATCATCGGGTATACCGGTGTGGATGCTATACAGGCCTCTTCCACGCTGTTTTCCCTGGCGCCTAATGCACCATCCATCTTTGACAGCAAAGGTAATCTCAATTTCACCGACTGGAGTACCGGACAACCACTGAGTGAACATCCCTTTGCTTATCTGCTCAGAAACAACACCAATCAGCAAAACCAGTTCAACACCAATCTGGAAGTAAGATATGAGATCATCAAAGGACTTACTTTCAGCACTACCGGTGGTTATTCCTATGTCAACAACGGCAATAATTCCTTTATACCGATTGCATCCCAGAATCCCATCCTGAACCCATCCGGCCTGGCGATTTTCGGCAGTACCAAAAATACCAACTGGATTGTAGAGCCGCAGCTGGCTTACAGCCGTTTTATCGGTAAAGGAAATATGACGGTGCAGGCGGGTGGAAGTCTCCAGAACACTACTACCAATGGTCTTGTGACCTTCGCAGCGGGTTATGGTGATGATAATCTGATCAAAAGCCCGGCCAATGCTCCGATACAACAGACTATGGAAGGATACAGCCGTTACAAGTATGCGGCTGTTTTCGGAAGGATCTCCTATAACTGGGACAATAAATACCTGATCAATCTCAATGGCAGAAGGGATGGCTCTTCCCGCTTTGCTCCCGGCCGCCAGTTCGGCAATTTCGGTTCTGTAGGGTTGGGATGGGTAGCTTCGGAAGAACCATGGATGAAGGCTATACTGCCTTCCTGGTTTAGTTTTGTCAAACTCAGAAGCAGCTATGGTATCACCGGTAGCGATGGTTCTATTGGCGATTACCAGTATCTGTCGCAATGGGCTTCTATGTTGGGTACCCTGCAGCTCAATAAATACGATAACGTACAGCCTTTTGTACCTATTCATGCTATCAATCAGGAATACCACTGGGAAGCCAATAAAAAATTTGAAGGAGCCATATCGCTGGGATTTCTGAACGACCGCATTAATCTGGAAGTAGCCCACTACCGTAATCGTACAGGCGATCAGGTTACCAGTCTGCCTACTCCGCAATACACCGGTTTTCCCAGCGTGGTGGCCAACTGGGAAGCAGTCGTGGAAAACAGCGGCTGGGAAGGTACCTTGCGTGCCCAGCTGATACGCAGCAAAGATCTGTCCTGGTCAGTCAACTTTAACATATCCACCAACCGCAACGTATTGGTGTCTTATCCCGGTCTGGAGCTGTCTCCTTATGCTACACAATACAGAGTGGGACAGTCACTGTCTACCGGATATTACCTCCATTTGCTGGGAGTGGACCCGCAGACAGGAAAGTATAGTTATGAAGATCACAACAAGAATGGAAAGGTGGATGTAGTGCCTACCAACCTGGCCGGTACCAACAATGACGACCGTTATGTGGCCATTGACAAGCAACCCAGATATTATGGCGGCTTTGGCTCCCAGTTTTTCTGGAAAGGCTTACGGCTCGATCTCTTATTTGATTTCAAAAAACAGCTGGGCGAAAGTCCTCTAGCGACCATTGTTCCGGGTTCCCAGTACAACCTGCCTGTGGAATCGCTTCGTGATCACTGGTCCAAACCAGGTGACAATGCCCGGTACCCGGCTTTCTCCAATGCTTCCGATGGTATGTTCACCTACTCTGATGGCATCTTCTCCAATGCTTCCTACCTCCGGTTAAGAAGCCTGGCTATCAGTTACGACCTCCCGGAGAAACTGATTAAAAGAGCTCGTATGGAAGGCTGTCGCTTTTATATCCAGACACAAAATGTTTTCACCATCACCCGGTTTGCAGGACTGGACCCGGAAGTACAGGGTACATTGGCACTGCCGTCTGCCAGAACACTCACCGGTGGCTTTATGCTTAACTTTTAA
- a CDS encoding FecR family protein: MEPNKFPSDLLQKYLDGSISETESAVLFAWLRENPSENNEALEAMLQEAYDGSMKEKPALSADVSQRILNRLMVSITEKENVRTIPFLRRPWVRYAAAAVLLLAVAGTARLLIQGKKQETPPIAVAVTSGSNRAVLKLSNGQEIVLDSAHGSIFQQQGITVHNDSGKLDYEGHADVVEYHTLSTPRGGQYKVQLPDGTAVWLNAASGITYPTAFTGKERKVKISGEAYFEVAANAKQPFRVDVDGKATVEVLGTRFNVNAYTDEQHIRTTLLEGRVKVVHGQQASVLKPGQEAQITAQGMDIVDSPDLEMAIAWKNGSFQFDHAHLKEVLRQMARWYDVTVIYEPGSTDIIFSGEIKRDLNLPQALIVLETMGVHFRIEGKQLIVMP; this comes from the coding sequence ATGGAACCAAATAAATTTCCTTCAGACCTGTTGCAAAAGTACCTGGACGGCAGCATCTCCGAAACGGAGAGCGCAGTCCTGTTTGCATGGCTGCGGGAAAATCCGTCAGAAAATAATGAAGCCCTGGAAGCTATGCTGCAAGAGGCTTATGACGGATCTATGAAAGAGAAGCCAGCCCTTTCTGCCGATGTCAGCCAGCGTATACTCAACCGGCTGATGGTATCTATAACGGAAAAAGAGAACGTCCGAACTATTCCATTCTTACGTAGGCCCTGGGTAAGATATGCAGCAGCGGCAGTGTTGCTGCTGGCCGTTGCCGGCACTGCCAGACTGCTGATACAGGGGAAGAAACAGGAAACACCACCTATAGCCGTGGCCGTTACTTCCGGCTCCAACCGCGCCGTGCTGAAGCTGTCCAACGGCCAGGAGATTGTGCTGGACAGCGCTCATGGCAGCATCTTTCAGCAACAGGGCATCACCGTACATAATGACAGTGGCAAACTGGATTATGAGGGCCATGCTGATGTAGTGGAATACCATACACTTTCTACGCCCCGTGGCGGACAATATAAGGTACAGCTGCCCGATGGAACAGCCGTATGGCTCAACGCAGCGTCGGGTATTACTTACCCTACGGCTTTCACCGGCAAGGAACGTAAGGTGAAAATCAGCGGGGAAGCCTACTTCGAAGTAGCTGCCAATGCGAAACAACCTTTCCGGGTAGATGTGGATGGTAAAGCAACAGTGGAAGTACTGGGTACACGGTTTAACGTCAACGCTTATACGGATGAGCAACATATCCGCACCACCCTGCTGGAAGGGCGTGTGAAAGTGGTGCACGGGCAACAGGCTTCAGTGCTGAAACCCGGACAGGAAGCGCAGATCACCGCACAAGGAATGGACATCGTGGACAGTCCTGACCTGGAAATGGCCATCGCCTGGAAAAACGGCTCCTTCCAGTTTGATCATGCCCATCTGAAAGAGGTGCTGCGGCAGATGGCCAGATGGTACGATGTAACAGTCATATATGAACCAGGAAGCACAGATATTATATTCAGCGGGGAAATCAAACGGGACCTGAACCTACCGCAGGCACTGATAGTGCTGGAGACAATGGGGGTTCATTTCAGGATAGAAGGGAAGCAATTAATAGTAATGCCATAA
- a CDS encoding RNA polymerase sigma factor translates to MNEQELLTQLALGDQEAFTAIYLQYHGGIYTYLLKFTKNPLLTEDLVHDVFLKIWEIRSQLDIKSSLAAYLYRLARNTALTQLNRISLFDAIRDEVMHRVSLGIHEQSLMNAVEQKQYEELLRKAIDNLPPQRREAFILCRQQGMSYEEAATQMNISRNTFKQHLSLAVKSIREYLLEHGSISLLMLLIAMK, encoded by the coding sequence ATGAATGAACAGGAATTGCTGACGCAACTTGCCCTTGGTGACCAGGAGGCATTTACTGCTATCTATTTACAATACCATGGAGGTATTTATACCTACCTGCTGAAATTCACCAAAAATCCGCTGCTGACGGAAGACCTGGTGCACGATGTTTTCCTGAAGATCTGGGAAATCAGGTCCCAGCTGGATATTAAATCCTCTCTTGCCGCTTACTTATACCGCCTGGCCCGTAATACGGCCCTTACCCAGCTGAACAGGATTTCGCTGTTCGACGCGATACGGGATGAGGTGATGCACCGGGTGTCCCTGGGAATCCATGAACAATCACTAATGAATGCGGTGGAACAGAAACAGTATGAAGAGCTGCTGCGGAAAGCGATTGATAACCTCCCTCCCCAACGGCGGGAAGCGTTTATCCTTTGCCGTCAGCAGGGGATGAGTTATGAAGAAGCAGCCACGCAGATGAACATCTCCCGTAATACGTTCAAACAGCACCTGTCACTGGCCGTGAAATCTATCCGGGAATACCTCCTGGAACATGGCAGCATCTCCCTGCTGATGCTGCTGATAGCCATGAAATAA
- a CDS encoding alpha/beta fold hydrolase has translation MQPNHERATIGLTNNLYHVKNLLPLLLFFAFLPYSFGQNSDVPDKYAGGKKVITEFSKILNPNGVQENFEANIGGVKQWVFVRGQDKDNPIILFVHGGPASPMAPVAWIWQRPVEEYFTMVQYDQRASGKTYLANDTTTLGPTIHIDTYVNDAIELAEQIRKKYNKKKLILMGHSWGTIVSMKAVLKRPDLFYAYIGVGQNVNTMDNERVSFEFGLKEATRLKNEEAIRELQSIAPYPGDKPLTRERIIIARKWPQYYGGLAAYRPEPQYFYNAPFLSPDYDKKDVAAIDQGNIFSLSRLLDEFLAVDFKNVKTFPIPVLMFMGRHDYTTPAEPVDAWLKKVKAPYKKAVWFEKSSHLIPLEEPGKFLLTLVQDVRPLALK, from the coding sequence ATGCAACCAAATCACGAGCGTGCCACGATTGGCCTGACCAACAATTTGTATCATGTGAAAAACCTGCTTCCCCTGCTGCTGTTTTTTGCCTTCCTGCCGTACAGCTTCGGACAGAACAGTGATGTCCCCGATAAATATGCCGGCGGTAAAAAGGTGATTACGGAATTCAGTAAAATTCTCAACCCCAACGGGGTCCAGGAAAACTTCGAAGCCAATATCGGCGGGGTGAAACAATGGGTATTTGTAAGAGGACAGGATAAAGACAATCCTATCATACTGTTCGTTCACGGCGGCCCGGCCTCTCCCATGGCGCCTGTCGCCTGGATCTGGCAACGCCCGGTGGAAGAGTATTTCACCATGGTCCAGTACGATCAGCGGGCTTCCGGGAAAACCTATCTCGCCAACGATACCACCACACTGGGACCCACTATTCATATAGACACCTACGTTAATGATGCTATCGAGCTGGCAGAACAGATCCGGAAAAAGTACAACAAAAAGAAACTGATCCTGATGGGACACAGCTGGGGAACGATCGTGTCTATGAAAGCTGTGCTGAAGCGCCCGGATCTCTTTTATGCCTACATTGGTGTAGGCCAGAATGTCAACACGATGGACAACGAGCGGGTCAGCTTCGAGTTTGGCCTGAAGGAAGCCACCCGGTTGAAAAATGAGGAGGCTATCAGGGAACTGCAGTCCATCGCGCCCTACCCCGGCGACAAACCGCTTACCCGGGAAAGGATCATCATAGCCCGCAAATGGCCTCAATACTACGGCGGACTGGCAGCATACCGGCCGGAGCCTCAGTACTTCTATAATGCACCTTTCCTGTCGCCTGATTATGACAAAAAAGATGTTGCCGCTATCGATCAGGGTAATATATTCAGTCTGTCCCGTTTATTGGATGAGTTTCTGGCAGTGGACTTTAAAAACGTGAAGACATTCCCCATCCCTGTACTCATGTTTATGGGACGGCATGATTATACCACACCCGCTGAACCTGTCGATGCCTGGCTCAAAAAAGTGAAAGCACCTTATAAGAAGGCGGTATGGTTTGAAAAGTCTTCTCACCTGATCCCCCTGGAAGAACCGGGCAAATTTCTGCTGACATTGGTACAGGACGTACGTCCGCTGGCCCTCAAATAA
- a CDS encoding cupin domain-containing protein codes for MTQLTTTTPAPVSPAGTYYNYHGGFFQVLIASATTQHNFSLIDISLPKGVEPPSHTHTREDETFYLLEGEMTFYIGEQCITARPGEAVFAPRMVPHHFKIMTASATFLTLITPGTFLDYFLEFSTPCDGVPRIIPPQGPPPAAHLENITRQLTQKYGVLFQ; via the coding sequence ATGACACAGTTGACCACAACAACCCCGGCACCGGTATCTCCAGCCGGCACCTATTACAACTATCATGGCGGTTTCTTCCAGGTGCTGATAGCCTCAGCCACCACACAACACAACTTTTCGCTGATAGACATCTCCTTGCCCAAAGGAGTAGAACCTCCCTCGCATACGCATACACGGGAAGATGAAACATTCTATCTGCTGGAAGGTGAAATGACATTTTATATTGGGGAGCAATGTATTACAGCCCGGCCAGGAGAAGCTGTATTTGCACCCAGAATGGTGCCACACCATTTTAAGATAATGACCGCTTCTGCCACGTTCCTTACGCTGATCACTCCGGGCACTTTCCTGGATTACTTTCTGGAATTCAGCACCCCCTGTGATGGAGTACCCCGCATAATACCGCCACAAGGGCCTCCTCCCGCGGCCCATCTGGAGAACATTACCAGACAACTCACACAGAAATACGGTGTTTTGTTCCAGTAA
- a CDS encoding YceI family protein, whose amino-acid sequence MKRTSLSLTATIIGIMAMTACKRNANETSGRNTDTINYSLNAGSVIEWKGIMRQGYNSGSFDIDNSNIETKNGIVTSGTITIPISSIKNYNLPDSALKEQLLHHLKSADFFNLAVYPTATFRIRQVQPYTGGDSINPTAKANCLVDGSFTMLGKTNPVTFPAYIHFSGEQMEIAAFFTIDRTKWGMTYASDSSAGLFIYKDVALRMAVNARRK is encoded by the coding sequence ATGAAACGAACCAGCTTATCACTTACTGCTACCATTATAGGCATCATGGCAATGACAGCCTGCAAAAGAAATGCGAACGAAACATCCGGACGTAATACAGACACGATCAACTATTCCCTAAACGCAGGCTCTGTCATAGAATGGAAAGGCATTATGCGCCAGGGATATAACAGCGGCTCTTTTGATATTGACAATAGTAATATTGAAACGAAAAATGGGATAGTTACCAGTGGTACCATTACTATTCCCATCTCCTCTATCAAAAATTATAATCTGCCTGATTCCGCATTAAAAGAACAGTTATTACATCACCTTAAAAGCGCCGACTTCTTTAATTTGGCGGTTTACCCCACAGCCACCTTTCGTATCAGGCAGGTGCAGCCATATACGGGAGGAGACAGTATCAACCCAACGGCAAAAGCCAATTGTCTTGTTGATGGTAGCTTTACCATGTTGGGAAAAACCAACCCTGTAACATTTCCTGCGTATATCCATTTCAGTGGGGAACAGATGGAGATAGCTGCCTTCTTTACTATTGACCGTACGAAATGGGGCATGACTTATGCGTCTGACTCTTCAGCTGGATTGTTTATCTACAAAGACGTAGCGCTTCGTATGGCAGTTAATGCCCGCCGGAAATAA
- a CDS encoding response regulator transcription factor: MIHVIIYDDTDQFRESLSVLINDSGTMKVMAAFNNCETIEKDIAQLQPDVILLDIDMPVITGIEAVKRIRAFNTTVKILMLTAFDDDKTVFDALKYGANGYLLKKTVAPRLLTYIQDVYEGGAPMTASIVKQVLRMFTQFHHLPAHEYNLSEKEKAVLQLLVDGKSYKMVAAHMEISIDTVRTHIRNIYEELQVNSKSEAVAKALRDRIV; this comes from the coding sequence ATGATCCATGTAATTATTTATGACGATACAGACCAGTTCAGGGAAAGCCTATCTGTCCTGATCAACGACTCCGGCACTATGAAAGTGATGGCTGCTTTCAACAATTGTGAAACCATCGAAAAAGACATTGCCCAGCTGCAACCGGACGTTATTCTGTTGGATATCGATATGCCTGTCATCACAGGAATTGAAGCGGTGAAAAGAATCCGGGCTTTCAACACCACAGTAAAAATCCTGATGCTGACCGCTTTCGACGACGATAAAACTGTTTTTGATGCGTTGAAGTATGGTGCCAATGGTTACCTGCTCAAAAAAACAGTTGCCCCTCGTTTATTAACGTATATCCAGGACGTTTATGAAGGGGGTGCTCCGATGACAGCTTCCATTGTTAAGCAGGTACTGCGCATGTTTACGCAGTTTCATCATCTGCCTGCCCATGAATACAATCTGTCTGAAAAGGAAAAGGCAGTGCTTCAGTTGCTGGTGGACGGCAAGAGTTACAAAATGGTGGCCGCTCATATGGAGATCTCTATTGATACCGTCCGCACCCATATCCGGAACATCTATGAAGAACTACAGGTCAATTCCAAAAGTGAAGCCGTCGCCAAAGCCTTGCGGGACAGGATCGTCTGA
- a CDS encoding class I lanthipeptide: MKKKISLKKKLAFNKAAIAVLNGTQQQLLAGGFVPITNQPNCTTIIETCNTQPSPKEPCWYCQ; encoded by the coding sequence ATGAAGAAAAAAATATCACTGAAGAAAAAACTGGCTTTCAATAAAGCCGCTATCGCAGTGCTCAATGGTACACAACAACAGCTGCTTGCCGGTGGGTTTGTTCCCATCACTAATCAGCCCAACTGTACTACCATCATCGAAACCTGCAATACACAACCTTCTCCGAAGGAGCCTTGCTGGTACTGCCAGTAG
- a CDS encoding class I lanthipeptide encodes MKKKKVSIERKLSFNKQTVAQLNDRQQQLIAGGLELTRLTDCPTGQQRTCPTIPPAGMMCVRCM; translated from the coding sequence ATGAAAAAGAAAAAAGTAAGCATAGAGAGAAAACTATCTTTCAACAAACAAACTGTCGCTCAGCTGAACGATAGACAACAACAGCTGATCGCGGGCGGACTGGAGCTGACAAGGTTGACTGATTGTCCTACCGGCCAGCAAAGAACCTGCCCCACCATTCCTCCTGCCGGAATGATGTGTGTGCGTTGTATGTAG
- a CDS encoding class I lanthipeptide, with protein MKKKKVNISRKLSFNKQTVAPLNAEAQQQIAGGAIITLLVNCTSRLDSCATIPPGGHICQLCP; from the coding sequence ATGAAAAAGAAAAAAGTAAACATCAGCAGAAAACTGTCTTTCAACAAACAGACCGTAGCTCCGCTGAATGCAGAAGCACAGCAACAGATAGCAGGCGGTGCTATCATCACCTTACTGGTTAATTGCACTAGCCGTCTGGACTCCTGCGCTACCATTCCTCCAGGTGGCCACATCTGCCAGCTGTGCCCTTGA
- a CDS encoding class I lanthipeptide has product MKKKQVSLSKKLTLGKSTVGALNVSQQELIAGGIPTTTVTFTRINCPTFLDTCATIPPGAQLCQFCATL; this is encoded by the coding sequence ATGAAAAAGAAACAAGTATCCCTCAGTAAAAAACTGACACTCGGCAAATCCACCGTAGGAGCTCTGAATGTGAGCCAGCAGGAACTGATTGCCGGCGGTATTCCTACTACTACCGTCACTTTTACCAGAATCAACTGCCCCACCTTTCTGGACACCTGTGCAACCATCCCTCCGGGGGCCCAGTTATGTCAATTCTGCGCAACACTTTAA
- a CDS encoding class I lanthipeptide, with translation MKKKNVSLHKKLVLGKSTVAALNASQQQMIAGGVTTITITQLITCNSQGETCATAPIRTKPCQLCNTL, from the coding sequence ATGAAAAAGAAAAACGTATCCCTCCACAAAAAACTGGTGCTCGGTAAATCTACCGTAGCCGCTCTGAATGCGAGTCAACAACAAATGATTGCTGGCGGCGTTACTACTATTACTATTACCCAACTTATTACCTGCAATTCCCAGGGCGAAACCTGTGCAACCGCACCCATTCGCACCAAACCCTGTCAGCTCTGCAACACCCTGTAA
- a CDS encoding class I lanthipeptide yields the protein MKKKKANLERKLTLSKETVASLNMLQQQKIAGGFVETRLTACPTYFETCHTAIVRTGPCYECPTI from the coding sequence ATGAAAAAGAAAAAAGCAAACCTTGAAAGAAAATTAACGCTCAGTAAAGAAACAGTTGCCTCCCTCAACATGCTGCAGCAACAAAAGATTGCAGGCGGGTTCGTTGAAACAAGGCTAACTGCATGTCCAACCTACTTTGAAACCTGCCATACCGCTATCGTGCGTACTGGTCCTTGTTATGAATGTCCAACCATCTGA
- a CDS encoding class I lanthipeptide, translating to MKKRKANLERKLMLNKETVANLNMQQQQQIAGGAGVIITRPINCQSFAVTCDTAQSPTGPCELCNTLKA from the coding sequence ATGAAAAAGAGAAAAGCAAACCTTGAAAGAAAACTGATGCTCAACAAAGAGACAGTAGCCAACCTCAATATGCAGCAACAGCAGCAGATCGCAGGTGGGGCCGGCGTCATCATTACCAGACCAATCAACTGCCAGTCATTTGCAGTTACCTGTGATACCGCCCAGTCACCTACAGGTCCCTGTGAGCTCTGCAATACCCTAAAAGCATAA
- a CDS encoding class I lanthipeptide, with the protein MKKKTTVQRKISFNKTTIAALNAQHQAMIAGGLLPITRQVQCQETNYASCNTFRYTEDQCILC; encoded by the coding sequence ATGAAGAAAAAAACAACTGTCCAAAGGAAAATTTCTTTCAACAAAACAACAATTGCCGCTCTCAATGCACAACATCAGGCCATGATAGCCGGTGGTTTGCTTCCAATTACCCGACAGGTTCAATGTCAGGAAACCAATTACGCTTCCTGCAACACCTTCCGCTACACGGAAGACCAGTGTATTCTCTGCTAG
- a CDS encoding helix-turn-helix domain-containing protein translates to MRNPKLHCPLTYAVKAISGKWKLYILSMLSDGQPKRYGELKKTGENLTEKVLTSQLRELEQDGIICRKVYPEVPPRVEYMLTESGRKLCAIFEPLYEWGVDYMKDNKPEKLYLLKMDRQELV, encoded by the coding sequence ATGAGAAATCCGAAATTACATTGTCCGTTGACATATGCGGTAAAAGCGATTAGTGGAAAGTGGAAGTTGTATATACTCAGTATGTTGTCTGACGGACAGCCTAAAAGATATGGTGAACTGAAGAAAACCGGTGAGAACCTGACAGAGAAAGTACTTACCAGTCAGCTGAGAGAGCTGGAGCAGGATGGTATCATCTGCAGAAAAGTATATCCCGAAGTGCCGCCCAGAGTGGAGTATATGCTGACCGAGTCCGGCAGGAAGTTATGTGCCATCTTTGAGCCCTTGTATGAATGGGGCGTTGATTATATGAAGGATAATAAACCGGAAAAATTATACCTGTTGAAAATGGATAGGCAGGAGCTGGTTTGA